The following are encoded together in the Tripterygium wilfordii isolate XIE 37 chromosome 3, ASM1340144v1, whole genome shotgun sequence genome:
- the LOC119995100 gene encoding pentatricopeptide repeat-containing protein At5g13770, chloroplastic — translation MKRGPISNTEFEFEATPTMAISTSECSLASINNCRKPHKYNFTSVYKSLSFLSVSYTNSSVLHVSCSTTCSSDHQVLEETPTDLPVVQLDFTFQESQQVHQDQSSKNLNETLCGLLQNPQTEKLAFEYYKKARENPEFRPERSMLRLLFRYLEQSKNWDLILLVFKDLESYHVLPDAYTCSGLITSCISARKFRVLQGLLDVVQFDSTIAILAFDSAMKGYNKLHMFKCTIDVYDRMNSAGIFPNSECYCQIMQACGKIGDSERVVQLFCECQSRKLETSPSVSRKMYKILIDSLGKSGRAFEALEYFRDMTKKGIVGDSFVYSSLICSFARKREVKIAEELFREAGEKRMLRDPELFLKLVLMYIEDGLMEKTLEVARAMRMANLKVSDCIFCTIVNGYSKRRGFRVAIRVYEKLVSEGFKPGQVTYASIINAHCQIGLYSEAEMLFSEMTQKGFDKCVVAYSSMVAMYGKTGRLNDAMKLVAKMKARGCQPNVWIYNSLMDMHGRAKNFRQVEKLWKEMKRRKVAPDKVSYTTIISAYNWSREYDMCVRYYQEYRINGGTIDKAMAGIMIGIFSKISRIDELVKLLQDMRSEGTPLDGRLYWSASNALRDAGLENQAKWLQENLGARVTSRQVLC, via the coding sequence ATGAAAAGAGGACCAATTTCTAACACAGAGTTTGAATTTGAAGCCACACCAACAATGGCGATTTCAACTTCGGAGTGTTCATTGGCTTCCATTAACAATTGCAGAAAGCCCCACAAGTACAATTTCACATCAGTTTACAAATCgctttcttttctctctgtttcataCACCAATTCAAGCGTTCTCCATGTGAGCTGCTCCACCACTTGCTCTTCTGATCACCAAGTGCTCGAAGAAACACCCACCGATTTGCCAGTAGTGCAGCTGGATTTCACATTCCAAGAATCTCAACAGGTTCATCAAGATCAGAGTTCCAAGAATTTAAACGAAACTCTATGTGGGTTATTACAGAATCCTCAGACTGAAAAACTGGCATTTGAGTATTACAAGAAAGCCAGAGAAAACCCAGAATTCAGGCCTGAAAGGTCAATGTTAAGGCTTCTATTCAGGTACTTGGAACAATCAAAGAACTGGGATTTGATTTTGTTAGTTTTTAAGGATTTGGAGAGTTATCATGTTCTGCCAGATGCTTATACCTGTTCAGGATTGATTACTAGTTGTATTTCAGCAAGAAAGTTTAGGGTTTTACAGGGGTTACTCGATGTTGTTCAATTTGATAGTACTATTGCAATTTTGGCATTTGATTCTGCAATGAAAGGCTACAACAAGCTACATATGTTCAAGTGCACTATCGATGTGTACGATAGAATGAACTCGGCTGGAATTTTTCCTAATTCTGAGTGTTATTGCCAGATAATGCAAGCTTGTGGAAAAATTGGTGACAgtgagagagttgtgcaattgttTTGTGAATGtcaaagtagaaagttagagaCATCACCCTCAGTTTCAAGGAAGATGTATAAAATACTGATTGATTCATTAGGGAAATCGGGTCGAGCCTTTGAAGCTCTTGAGTACTTCAGAGATATGACAAAGAAAGGGATTGTGGGGGACTCTTTTGTTTATTCCTCATTGATATGTTCTTTTGcaagaaaaagagaagtaaAAATTGCAGAAGAGCTCTTCAGAGAAGCAGGAGAGAAGAGAATGTTACGGGATCCGGAGTTGTTTTTGAAGCTAGTGCTGATGTATATTGAAGATGGACTAATGGAGAAAACTCTTGAAGTGGCCAGGGCAATGAGAATGGCAAATTTAAAGGTCTCTGATTGCATATTTTGTACAATTGTGAATGGCTACTCGAAAAGGAGAGGGTTTCGGGTCGCAATTAGGGTTTACGAGAAACTGGTCTCGGAGGGTTTCAAACCAGGACAAGTGACTTATGCATCGATCATTAATGCCCATTGCCAAATTGGGCTTTATTCAGAAGCTGAAATGTTGTTTTCAGAGATGACACAAAAGGGTTTTGATAAATGTGTTGTTGCATACTCTAGTATGGTTGCAATGTATGGCAAGACAGGGAGGTTAAATGATGCAATGAAGCTAGTTGCCAAAATGAAAGCCAGAGGTTGTCAGCCAAATGTGTGGATTTACAATTCTCTAATGGATATGCATGGGAGAGCGAAGAATTTCAGACAAGTCGAGAAGCTATGGAAGGAAATGAAGCGACGAAAGGTTGCGCCCGATAAGGTCAGCTACACTACCATTATAAGTGCATATAACTGGTCTAGGGAGTATGACATGTGTGTGAGATACTACCAGGAGTACAGGATCAATGGAGGTACCATAGATAAGGCTATGGCCGGAATCATGATTGGTATTTTCTCTAAGATAAGCCGGATTGATGAATTGGTGAAGCTTCTTCAGGATATGAGATCGGAAGGGACACCATTAGATGGGAGACTTTACTGGTCTGCTTCCAATGCTTTGAGGGATGCAGGGCTTGAAAATCAAGCCAAATGGTTGCAAGAGAACTTGGGGGCTCGTGTGACATCAAGACAGGTTCTATGCTAG